In a single window of the Terriglobales bacterium genome:
- a CDS encoding IclR family transcriptional regulator: MPRTKAADDRPSTAVERALAILETTAQRSGMTNAEISRKLRIPKSSASYLLRTLERGGYLRRERESGKYRLGLKVLSLSHLALADLDFRQVALPILRQLVETSQLTAHLAVVDQGQAVYIEKVDAPGFIKMNTWVGRRMDLHSTSVGKALAAYLPAEELEGILKTRGLAKRTPQTITVASRLARELEKVRHQGYAVDEEENSLGVRCVAAPVFNTLGEVEASVGLTGTLAQLAKSSVPKVAELVREAARKISQQMGYSAARRS, encoded by the coding sequence TTGCCCCGCACCAAGGCCGCCGACGACCGTCCCTCCACCGCCGTGGAGCGGGCTCTCGCCATCCTCGAAACCACCGCCCAGCGCTCGGGCATGACCAACGCCGAGATCAGCCGCAAGCTGCGCATCCCTAAGAGCTCAGCCAGCTATCTGCTGCGCACCCTGGAGCGCGGCGGCTACCTGCGCCGCGAGCGCGAGAGCGGCAAGTACCGCCTGGGCCTCAAGGTCCTGAGCTTGAGCCACCTGGCCCTCGCCGACCTCGACTTCCGCCAGGTCGCGCTGCCCATCCTCCGCCAACTGGTGGAGACCAGCCAGCTCACCGCGCATCTCGCCGTCGTCGACCAGGGCCAAGCCGTCTACATCGAGAAGGTGGACGCCCCCGGCTTCATCAAGATGAACACCTGGGTGGGCCGCCGCATGGACCTGCACTCCACCAGCGTGGGCAAGGCGCTGGCCGCCTACTTGCCCGCCGAGGAACTGGAAGGCATCCTGAAGACCCGCGGCCTCGCCAAGCGCACTCCCCAGACCATCACCGTGGCCTCGCGCCTCGCGCGCGAGCTGGAGAAGGTCCGCCACCAGGGCTACGCCGTGGACGAAGAGGAGAACAGCCTGGGCGTGCGCTGCGTGGCCGCTCCCGTCTTCAACACTCTGGGTGAGGTGGAGGCCAGCGTGGGGCTGACGGGAACCCTCGCGCAGCTGGCGAAAAGCAGCGTCCCCAAGGTGGCGGAGCTGGTGCGCGAGGCCGCACGCAAGATCTCCCAGCAGATGGGCTACAGCGCCGCCAGGCGCTCCTAG
- a CDS encoding polyprenyl synthetase family protein, with protein sequence MPMPAAHNHLSAFDRTFRAAHRLSRQLLRREFRRQDPGIAELMRFILRKQVASEYPFVFTYSFCRKEADARRVRRLAAAVHLLQSSGFVTDDIFDDAHTRYRQPAVHVRYGVSDAILATVLMQSVAGKVLGQELERGAFRNKLEVAEIFNQITLDLYRGQYLDVHNSGNLKMPRREYDRTIALGVGNYFANAARCGALLAGKGPREVARLGRYGYHYGMALFITDDIVDVQPSAQTGKDFATDLRNRRMRLPIILALELADARDAAFLRGLYRKTRPEGRDVRRAAGILRRCGALAACRREAERHIFQALEALRGLRRLRLTVPVARLRWLAETLLETQDLEGE encoded by the coding sequence ATGCCCATGCCCGCAGCCCACAACCATCTCTCCGCCTTCGACCGCACCTTCCGTGCGGCGCACCGCCTCTCCCGGCAACTCCTGCGCCGCGAGTTCCGCCGGCAGGATCCCGGCATCGCGGAGCTGATGCGCTTCATCCTGCGCAAGCAGGTCGCCTCGGAATATCCCTTCGTCTTCACCTACAGCTTCTGCCGCAAGGAAGCCGACGCGCGCCGGGTGCGCCGGCTGGCGGCTGCGGTGCATCTGCTGCAGTCCTCGGGCTTTGTGACCGACGACATCTTCGACGACGCGCACACGCGCTACCGCCAGCCCGCCGTGCACGTCCGCTATGGCGTCAGCGACGCCATCCTGGCCACGGTGCTCATGCAGTCGGTCGCCGGGAAGGTGCTGGGCCAGGAGCTGGAGCGTGGCGCATTCCGCAACAAGCTGGAAGTCGCGGAGATCTTCAACCAGATCACGCTCGACCTCTACCGCGGCCAGTATCTGGACGTCCACAACAGCGGCAATCTGAAGATGCCGCGGCGGGAGTACGACCGCACTATCGCTCTGGGAGTGGGCAATTACTTCGCCAACGCGGCCAGGTGCGGCGCGCTGCTGGCGGGAAAAGGACCGCGGGAGGTGGCGCGCCTCGGACGCTACGGCTATCACTACGGCATGGCGCTGTTCATCACCGACGACATCGTGGACGTCCAGCCCTCCGCCCAGACCGGCAAAGACTTTGCCACGGACTTGCGGAACCGGCGGATGCGCCTGCCGATAATCCTGGCGCTCGAGCTGGCGGACGCGCGCGATGCGGCCTTCCTGCGCGGTCTTTACCGGAAGACGCGGCCGGAGGGGCGCGATGTGCGCCGCGCGGCGGGGATCCTGCGCCGCTGCGGAGCTCTGGCCGCCTGCCGGCGGGAGGCCGAGCGACACATTTTCCAGGCGCTCGAAGCGTTGCGCGGCCTGCGCCGCCTGCGCCTCACTGTGCCGGTGGCCCGACTGCGTTGGCTGGCGGAGACCTTGCTGGAGACTCAGGACCTGGAAGGCGAGTGA